The nucleotide window ATAGTCTTGGGCTTCTGTGCCTCAGCATCCTTATTATGAGATGGGACTGACACCCACAGACTGTGATGCTCAGTGAATGAGCCACTCAATGAGGAAATGATCACAAGAAGCCACTTCCCCAGTCATAGGGACTGTCTTCATGTGGCTGTATTGCTATAAGGAACAGAGGTTGGGAAACAAGAGGTATGGAGTGAGTATGTATAGGGACCTGTGCAGCAGTCTTCACAAAGCTGCCATTTACAGCCAGCTGATGAGAGGGTGGAGTTAGTAGCCCTCACTTTACAGgtgagggagctgaggcaggtgggGAAAGTCATGTGCTCCAGCAAATGGAAGGAGCCTCGTTTGAAGGGAGCACAGGCCCCACTCTCAAGAGGGCCCTCTGCTTAGTCCATCTGATGGACTCTGGGAGCGGAGCTGTGAGCTATAGGGCGGGCATTATGAGAAGACATTTCAGTTGCTGCTTAGCCACGAAGCACTGGTCCTGAAAGGCTCCCTTAGATGTTGTAAAGCAGCCAGGGGGCACTAGTGCCTCTGTCCCTACGCTGAGTCTAGAGGAGTGAACTCCATTTGCCCAAACTCAGAGAGGCGACAACCTTCAGATAGGTTGCTGACAAGCTGAGTCACCAGAGGAGTGGGCCACTAGAAGGATTTTGGGGAAGGGCTCCTACAGTAAAAGGAGCCGAGGAGGATGGTGGGCGGCAAACTACCATTTGCCTGCTGGCATGTTGGCTTGGTTCTCTGAGAGTGTTCATCGGGTTTCTGCAGTGTCCCTGGGTCTGgagctggagtgtgtgtgtgtgtgtgtgtgtgtgtgtgtgtgtgtgtgtgtgtgtgtgatctgagTATGGCCCAGCTCTTCAAGAGTTTGGAGGGGAGATAGACACAGGAACAAGCAGGGGTGGTCCCGGCTTCTAAACAGTGACATCAGAAGACAGACCAATGGCCATGAGATGGCCTGGAGGGTCACTGAGACAGGCTTATGCATAGAGGTGAAAGTCATGTCCTCTGTCATCTGGGAGCCGAGGAGCTGGGGTGATAGGCCTTGCTGAATGTTTTCCCTGTCCTGCAGTATACATAGAGTGAGCCCTACCTAGCAACATCTGTGGGGATGTTTTCATTGCTGGGGAAGGACCCCTGCCTGCACCTCTGTAGGACAGTGCCACCACAGGTTTGCTGTTCACTATAAAGCAAACAAGGGCATTAAGAAATAGAGTCAAAGGGGCTAAAGAGACgattcagtggctaagagtttttgctgttcttgtagaggaccagggtttgggtctcagcacccacatggagtagatcacaactgcctgtaatcccagcttccGGGAATCCAATGCTTTCTTCAGAGGGCTCCTACACACATATATTCCATCATTTactcaggcacacatatatacacaaaaaattaaaataaataactctttaaaaaagacACTTGATCAAAAGTCAAgtgataaagtacttgcctagcatgggtgaGGCCCTAAGTCCAAttcctagcaacacacacacacacacacacacacacacacacacacacacagacagagagagagagagagagagagagagagagagagagagagagagagagagagaacagaaggaaaTAGTCAATACATGCAGCTATTAAAGGAGCCACTGCTATGCAGGGTTTGGGCCTTTGTAGACCTAAACCTTTGGGCAAGGTTGTCAGTCAGTGATCATTAAATGCTGTAAGAATGCCTATACTCACTATGTGACTGTGAACCTCCGTGGACAGGTGTTTGCTGTTCTCGTTGTTGTGACTAAACACATGAGAAGAAGCAGTGTAAGAGGAGGAGGGCTTATTTCAGCCCATGACTTGGGGGTACAGTCCGAGCATGGCAAGACAGGCATGGCAGGTATCAGcgacatgaggcagctggtcacattctgtttgcactcaggaagcagagagtgggtaGGACATGGGGCCAGCTTatcaagtgtgtgctaccacaagGCCTGCCCCCCAGTAATCCACTCCTTGGGACCAAGGCTTCAAACACATAAGCCAGTGGGGACGCTTCACATTAAGACCACAGCACATTTTGAAGAAAGGAGTTAGCAGCTGCCAAGCAGATGTGCACAGCTGTCTCCACCTTAGTGCTGTTTGCAGCTGGCAGAATCCAAGGTAAGCCTCAGAACCCCATGAGATGGAGCCTGCATGGTCTCGCTTAAGCTAGGGTTTCTCAAATCGCTCATCACACATATCGCTTAAGACATTTTCCCACAACATAGGTATGCCAGCATATAAAACAGAtgcacaagggctggagagatggctcagtggttaagagcatgtacccctcctccagaggacccaggtttgatgttcagcacccacatcaggatgcttacaactgcctgtaactccagttccaggggatctggtgccctcttctggtctctgcacataccccctcctcctcctcatcacgtgcatacccacacacagacatccagATACACATAAATATCATTGTATCACAGAGGAATCACACACCAAGGCACACCAGAGTCCAGGCCATTGTTCCCTCAGGCTGAGCAGAGCACAGTGCAGGGAAGGATCAAAGCCACCTCTTCTCCTGTTTTCCATTtgacttgctgtgtgaccttagacaagttgttctccctctctgactACTGATTCAATCActcatgaagtgtgtgtgtgtgtgtgtgtgtgtgtgtgtgtgtgtgtgtgtagaccagataAACTATCATTTCAGCATCATAGCATGTAGTACGCCCCCTAGAGGTCTCCCTGGGGCAGAAAGCACATgccttttctgtggctgtgtccCCAGCCACGGAACCAGGCCTGGTCCTTAGCTAGGGTTCAGGAAGCATTCCTGAAGCCATCTGAGCAGAGAAGCATGGTGCAAGCATGCAGTAAGTGTCGTGGTGAACGTGTGGCCTTGGCGAAACATGACAAGTGTCTCTGTGCTGACTCCAGCCTGCCTTCCTCCACCTGCCCGCTCCTCCTCTGCTCTACCCTCTCTTCTCCTCACCCTCACCTGGAGCTTGAGTCTTTCTCTGCTCatcccttcttttttcctgtttcatttatattttcttttctggtctttctctccatccttccttctctccatctttttCAACCTTCCTACATCTGTCTCTCCCTTCATCTTTCTGATCTTCCATCTTGCTTTCATGGTGATTTTTAAGCCGTTAATTCTGAGCAGGTGAGAACCGAgtggacagagacagaggcaggtgatggGGCCATGAGCACAGGTGACAGTGGCCTGTCTCGCCAGGCCTGTCTCAATGCAGCCTGTTGTCTAGTTAGGGTGTGAACTGTTGCCTGTGTCCTCTTGTTGCTATTGGTTGGGTGCTCTTGTCAATCCTTGTTGAAAGCTTCTAGAAGAATCTATGGTACCGCTGGGGGGCTGTGGGCCCTGACTTAGGAGCAAAAGGATCCAGCACAAACCGTTGCACAGACAGATAAGAGGTCGCAAGCACCGAGTAGCAGAAGGAGGGGCCGTGGGGAAGGTGATGAGGACTTGACTTCTGAAAAGGTCGAGGAAGGCAAGAGAAAGCCTCCTGGGGACTTGACCACTGCTCTGCAGGACACTGAGCCTTATTTACTACCATCTTGCAATGGCTTGCATGCTCCAAAGACTGAGCTGTTACAAAACTGATTCCAGGCGAGAGGCTGAAGTTTACTGTGGTGTGGTTTTGCCCAGGGCCAATCAGGTACCCCTTGGCTCAACCACAGCCCTGCCCCACGCCCTAGGGTCTACAGTCCCTGGCTGGAACACAGAACAAGGTGTATGTGTGAGACTGGGAAGATGGGATTTTTATCCTGCTGGACAAGAGCGAGAAGCGGGAAGCATCCTGATCTGTTTTGGTTTCCAGTTTAATTTTCTGGTCAAATGTTCAGTGGGGTGGGGCCAGGGCTGGAAGCCAGCTACAAAGAGGCCTGTATGATGGTTGGCTGGATGTTAGGACCCTTCCCTGCCTACAGTGGTCATGACAGCTGAAGCAGCTCACAGGTGGCCTCCAGAACCATGTTGGGCACGTTCCTCTCTGCTCACACAGCTGGACCCTGCAGGTCTGGGGGGCACTTTCTAGGTCACTGGCTACTGTCCCCTTTAGGACTTGCTCACACAGCAACATTCAAAATCCCTGGGTAGATGCCAGCTTTccctagagagacagagagatcataCAGGAGCAAGGCTGagacccccagccccacccccgaCATGCACACAGTTTCTTGTCTGGATGGACAGTCTACTCCAAGGATGGACTGCCACCCTTATAACTTACTGAAAGAATCCCAGGAGTCAACAGAAACACTGTGGCCTGATAAACCCATGGCCCAGGTTAAGCTCCATGGCTTTGAGCTCACTGCTCTCTGAACCTTAGTTTGCTAACTTTGGAGAGGTCTGACCATTGCTATGAAGGCATCATAGGCATGGGCTTGGAGTGGACACTTCCACCAGGGCACTTGTGACTGTtcaattctctgtctctctcaaggGTCCCTTGGGCTGTGCTCAGAGTTATTCTCTGCCCTCGCCCAGAACAGAGGTACCGGATCCTTGCAGCATCCAAGGCTGCCACAGCGATGCTCATGGACTTCAAGCCCCAGCAGGTTTGTGGATGCTGTGGTACACAGAGGGGCCACCTGACATCCATCTGATAGGCCAGCCCACTTAGTCCTCATGTTATCCTTACAGTGTTGGGCAGGGTGGTTTACTCCTCTTACAGACAAgccaaggctcagagaggctTAAGGTCACCCAGCTGGTCAAGGCAAAATCAGGGTGTGATGTTCCAGGGGCCATTAGCTTAGGATGACTGGACACTTAAACTTATGCAGTCAGCTCTCAAATGGTGCCAGCCAGCTGCAGGTTAGATGTGGGGCCTTGTCCTCACAGAGACGTCTATGGGAAGCAGGGGCTTTCCTAGACACCTTCCACCCCAGACAACTCCTTGGGTTGAGGATGAGACTTGTGACTGTCGGTCTGAGAACTACTGGGCTTAGAGGTCCCTGGTCTCTAACTGTCAGACATAGTTTCTTACCTCCCTGCTATAAGAGACCCTGCTTGCTTATCCTCAGCCCTCAAGACATAAAAGCAGTCCAAGTCTCATGATACCTAGGGCTGCTGGTTGCAGGAGGAGGCAGCTGATGTCTCCTCAGTCATGTCTAGGGATCAGAGCTGTTGGGTGGGGCAAGATGGGATGTGACTTGGTGGAGCTGTTCCTGAAAGCTGTGCAGGGTGAGGATATCACCCTGTTGACAGATGGGGACCCTGAGGGTCCAAAGACTTCATGAGAATATTCCGGCTGTGGTCCATGGAAGTGTCTTGAGAACCAGTTCCTCTGCTCACAGTTGGTGGTCATTCATATCTTCCAGCCTCAGGTCCTTGCCTGGCTCATCAGAGTGGGGCTCATCAGGAGCCACCGTAGGCTAAGAGACCTGAGTCAAGAGAGACATCCGTCTGCTGACATGGCTGTTGGTCATTGTCATTGATCTTCCAAGAATGATTTTAACCTCGGGGTCTTGCTGTTCTAGCCCAGCTCTCAGAAGAACCCCACAGCTGTGTTGGAGATAGATCAAGCCCCTTCGTGGTGGTGCCAGCAAGGACCATAGACAAGCTCCAGGGAGACCTGCCAGGGTCTGAGCATAGACAGGTGAGGCCAGAGGGTTCTGTAGATATGAGGATCAGTGTGGCCTTGGTGGCCCTTGTATGTGCATGGTGATGTGGCCACCTGGGGAGGACCTACCTTCTTGTGAGGAAGCTCCAGATTTGGAAGAATATTCTGGAAatgattgagagagagaggtttgAGGGGATGGGATGCAGTTCGCTGAGAGCTAGCCAAGAAGTACAGTAGGTCAAAAAGAAATCCAGCTAAGTGCCTGGGCTGGTTACCCCAAGACACTCATGATGCCTTAATGAAGCCCCCTGACCACCCACAGAACAAGTACTGCCTCCCTATCTAGAAATGATGAGACCCGAGGGATGCTGGGACTCCCCAGCTCTGAGGTGCAGAGCCCTAGTCTCCTTCTCTGTCACTCCAATGGTCTGATCTCAGGAGCTGGATCTGAATTCTTCCTGATACTGTGGCAAATCACTGACCTCGGCTTCTGCCTCTGGTCCTAAAGAACAAAGCCAAACTGGGAGTGGTGTCCTGATACGGCTTTGTGGTTCtgaaccacatacatacatacatatgtacatatataaatacataaatacatacacacacatacacacatacatacacacacatacacacacatacatacatacaaacatacatacagatatacatacacacatacatacacacatgtgtacagacatacaaacatacatacaaacatacatacatacatacatacatacatacatacatacatacatgcatgcatacatacatacatttgctcattcattcacttCCTGAACCATCCCCTCATGCAGTTTGGCTCCATGTAGTGGAAGGAATTCCACACAATCCTTTGTCACTCTGAAACAGCATGTGCTCAGCTTCAGTGCCACATCCATCCCTCTGCTAATTCTGTCTTCTCTAATCTCATCACCGTGTTAGAACTGTGTTGCCGCTGCCCTTGAGGCCCAGGCTAGATCTTTTAATTTAGGGATATCCAGTTTACAAATGCAGATGTGTGACTCCAGAAGCCAAGCGATTCCCTCTGGATTAGAGGCAAAGTTTAAGCCTCTTCCTGCTGGTCAGAGTCCCTGCCAAGATCCTGTCCACAGTCCCACAGCTCCCTCTAGCCCCGGGAGCCTGAGAAGCTCAGGGGCTGGTAGAGAAGTTGACAGGAGCCCAGGTCTGTCACCCATTCTCCTGCATCTTCCTTTCTGGATAGACACGTGCTATAAATGACTATAAAGACATTCAGAGTGGTCTAGGGAGCCTCTCAGGTGCGCTTGGCACTGCTCCAGGCCTGGGACAAAATAAAGGCCAGCCCCTATGCCCCAGGGGAATAGATAGTTCACATAATACTGTGTATACTATGCCACAGGGTGGCTCATGCTCCTGCAGAATCGGACTTCACTTATAACTTCTCATTCTGTGGTGCTCATGGAGACCATATTAGATAGAAAAGAGCAGTGGGAAGTGTGGGCTACCCTATCGACATCTGTGTATGATCCGTTATGGTGTAGTATGCAGAAGTTAAGTGAGGGTGGCCAGGAGGTGCTCCAGGGGGTTGGGTCTCTGTGAGGAGGCAATGTTTGGTTTGAGATGAAGGGGTTTTTCTTGAGGGtatctgggagaaggagaatctTGGGCAATGAGAAGAACTCAGGCCGAGGCCCTGACGTGGAAGAGCAGgacatgtgtgtggctgtgtgagcGGGTTCCGAGAGCACTGGGGGGTGGGACATGATCAGAAGTTGGTGGGGCTCTCAGCAGGCAGAGACGGTTGCATACCACATCTCCTCTCTCCACCTGCAGGGTGCTCTTGTCCATCCCTGTCTAGAAGGACAGACTCTTGGGTTGCTGTGCTGCTGCCtcccagagccaggcatggaTGAACCACTCTGCTCCTTGGAGCTGGCAGGAGTTTTGGAGAGTCTTCAGGCTGCCGGAGCCCAGAAACCCCTTCTCTTGTTACCCACATCCATGCTCCCACTCTGGGGACCTGCTGGGGAACCACAGCTCCTACTGTCCCCTCTGCTCCAGGATCATCTCCTACAAGAACTTCAGACCCAAGAAGAGCTGGACAGCAAGCCCTCACATGCCCCTGGGGCTGTGGCACCCCCTGGCTGGCCTTATAATCTGGCAAGGAGCCATGTCACCTCCCTCATCCAGGAGTCCCCACTCATTTCAAATGGCCCATTTCCCACAAAAGGGTCCAAGGAGCCCAGAGACACGTGGGAAGAGAGCAGTGGACCTCCATTTGCAAGTGCAGAGAAGTGGGATGTGACGGGAACCTTGGGAATGGTAAGATCAGAGCTTAATGACAAGGCCCTGCTAGACCAGGAGAGCAGTGGGAAGCTGATCTTGGACACAGAGGTCCAAGCCCCAGAGGGCATGCAGGAAGGGAGCAGGGCTTCAGAGACCCAGTCCGTGGCCCACTGTCCTCGGCTCTGGCCAGAATGTCTCATACCGACTCTGCAAGGAACAACCTCTAGGCCACAGGAGGGTCCTGATTCCTTAAGAAAGAGAGGAAGTGTGGAAGGATGTGGCTGGGAATTCTTGGGAAAACTGtcaccagagaaggaggaagaggccagGGCCCATGAGACCAGAGAGCCAGAACCAAATGGTAGCCAGCTTCCATCAGGAAAGGGCAAAGAGGTCTGGAAGAGGGCACAGGGCAAGCAGGACCACCATCTGTGCTTGAAAGACACTCATCTGCAGAAGGGGAGGTCTGGGGATGAAGGacaagaggaggagaagatgcaGCTTCCCAGTGGCACCCAGCCTGGCTTCTTTGGGAGTCCCTGAGCAGCCTGATGTCAAGGCTCATGTGGGTCAGGAACAGTGCCTAACAATGGGTGATCAAGATTGGCTGAAGTTTTCCAAATGGGCCCCAGCAGGGTGCCAGCAGTGAAGGTCCTTGCTCCTCACAGGCTTTGGTCACAGGACAGGACAGGTGCACCCTGCAGATAGATACActggagagggaggtgggagcCTGCTTCCAGCCGCTGAACAACCTGAAGCTTGTCTGTGGAGATCCCCAGCAGATGTCAGCATCGACGAGAGAGAGTGAGAGTGTCACTCATGCATGGTTGGAcactgaggggtgtgtgtgcctTCAGCAGGCCTCAGGTAGCCAGGATCTGAATGTGAAATCCAGCAGGAATGGTGAGGGAGGGAGGCGGGAAGAGGATGTGGCCCTATGCACTGGAGAAGTTCCTCCAGGAGCAGCACTTGATGGGGATAAAGCCAACTGGGGCCCTGCAGAGCTGGGTGGGAGTCCACTCCCCACAACACGGTATACCCTCAAGAGGGTGGGGAGCAGGTCCCATCAGCTCCTAGCCAccctgaagaaagagagaagtcaGGTTTTGCTTGATGATGCCAGGCTTCAGGAAGCCCAAGAAGGATGTCACCATGAAGGACGCCATTGTGAAGAAGAGCTGGCCAGAGAGGCAGCCAAGGCACTGAGGCTGGAGCAGGCGAACCACACACTGCAGGGAGAGCTGGTCCACCTCAGGCACGAGCTGGACCAGTGTCTGCAGGCTGTGTCCGACCTAGAGGACTGTAACGGGAAGAGTTACTGCAAGATTTCCCAGCtggaagaggaaaatgagaaaCTGAAGGGGGACCTGGCCCAGCTGCACAAAGCCATGTCCCAGAGTGTCAGGAAAGCCGGAGGCAGGATAAAGCATGCCACCCAGGAAAACAGAGAGCTCAGGGCCCTGATCTCAGAGCTCGGAGTCAGTTACAAAGGGCTCATAAAGGACACTGTGCTAGGGATAGAAGATATGGTCTGGGCTCTGCAGGGGGAGAACAAGCACCTTgtaggcagagttcaaggcctggaGCGGGAGGTCCTGCAGAGGAGCAGGGATCCAGGGGAAGAAAAGCGTTGTTCCCAGGGAAACTCCAAGATGGCAGGAGACGAAGGACACACTGAGGACAAAGAGGTCCAGGTGACTCCATTTTCAAGACAACTGATCACAAGAGCCTGTGGGCCACCCTGGGATGAGAAATTAGGTGTGACTTGGGGTCAGGCAGGACCTTCCTTAGATTTGGAAGATACCAGATGCAGGGCTGTTGCTAGTTCTGCCCCATCAGTTTGCACAGTCCCTTCAGGGCCCCAGGAAGCACACACCAATGGggcaagaggagacagagatCGGCTGCAAAAAGAACAGGAGACACCATGGTGTTCCATGCCACCAGGACAGTCTCAGGGGTCCCTGAGCAGAAGCCTCCAGGTAGGTTGACTTGCCTTCCCTCCTGTATTGCTGGCTCTGCAGTGGGGTACCCTCACCCCAAGACCTAGGTATCCCTATGGCAGCCTTAGGAAGGAGTTAGACCACAGCCCATTTTGACAGATGAGAAAACCAGGCAGAGAAGTGAAAGGGTTTGTCTGAGGTCACCCAGCTAGGGAGGGCTGCAGTTGGGATGAACCCAAGCAGGCTGACTCAAGGTCTCCCTACTGAGCGGCCAGGTAAGCCTGGCCCTCCCCGGGGatccagagaagaaagggaggaggaggggcttgCACTTTGAGGTCATACCTTGGATTTTCCCAAGAGAGAAATAGCCCAAACAGCCCAAGGCATCACTCTTCAGGTTGGGTCTTAAACGTTGTTGCAGAGTAATCATGGGAGGTAGCACAGCAGGATGTCATTGGGCCGGTTCTGTAGAGATGTGAGACTTTGGTGCAGACATGCGATTGCCCCCTGCCCCAGGACAAATCTCAACTTTTATAATTCCCAGGGTGAAACGCCCACATTGTTAATGTCTGAGGACCCTTGATGCTGGGACCCTGTATCACTCCAGCAGCCTGccactttctctccctttctgtgtctCCATCTGCTCCCTCCCCCTCACTCTCTATTGCTGGCTcctgcttccctctctctcctcagcaaTTCTAGTCACTATCTCAAAGAACAGCTTTTGGATTTTTACTAG belongs to Onychomys torridus chromosome 10, mOncTor1.1, whole genome shotgun sequence and includes:
- the C10H4orf50 gene encoding uncharacterized protein C4orf50 homolog; the encoded protein is MSASTRESESVTHAWLDTEGCVCLQQASGSQDLNVKSSRNGEGGRREEDVALCTGEVPPGAALDGDKANWGPAELGGSPLPTTRYTLKRVGSRSHQLLATLKKERSQVLLDDARLQEAQEGCHHEGRHCEEELAREAAKALRLEQANHTLQGELVHLRHELDQCLQAVSDLEDCNGKSYCKISQLEEENEKLKGDLAQLHKAMSQSVRKAGGRIKHATQENRELRALISELGVSYKGLIKDTVLGIEDMVWALQGENKHLVGRVQGLEREVLQRSRDPGEEKRCSQGNSKMAGDEGHTEDKEVQVTPFSRQLITRACGPPWDEKLGVTWGQAGPSLDLEDTRCRAVASSAPSVCTVPSGPQEAHTNGARGDRDRLQKEQETPWCSMPPGQSQGSLSRSLQLQTPKTDVPEEDPKLCIQRLHHQVRTLQCQLRDQGWALRELQAARDEAVGLQEKLKGELEELREQQREACLAVSPLKAKLASLVHKCQERNHLIEQLLQELPRQEPKNHMLCELAQNMLDDVALAEYTATFLTPGVPETVCHLDVGSKGMTAGGGAHEYLLNSETDSILQSLWGMESWSLLEAEWASQTAPLSSPKLSCRPCACGNTGQAPSNPKAGPSGQLSM